The following are encoded together in the Monodelphis domestica isolate mMonDom1 chromosome 5, mMonDom1.pri, whole genome shotgun sequence genome:
- the PTMS gene encoding parathymosin isoform X2 encodes MSEKSVETAPELSAKDLKEKKEKVEEKTSRKERKKDVVEEEENGAEEEEEETAEDGEDDDEGEEEDEEEEEDDDEGPALKRAAEDEDEADPKRQKTENGASV; translated from the exons ATGTCGGAGAAGAGCGTGGAGACAGCGCCTGAGCTCAGCGCCAAG GAcctgaaggagaagaaagaaaaagtagaggAGAAGACTAGccggaaagagaggaagaaagacgTGGTAGAG GAGGAGGAGAACGgagcggaggaggaggaggaggagaccgCAGAGGATGGAGAAGATGATGATGAGGGTGAGGAGGAAG atgaggaagaggaggaagatgatgaCGAAGGGCCCGCACTGAAGAGAGCTGCTGAGGATGAG GATGAAGCCGATCCCAAAAGGCAGAAGACAGAAAATGGGGCATCGGTGTGA
- the PTMS gene encoding parathymosin isoform X3, translating to MSEKSVETAPELSAKDLKEKKEKVEEKTSRKERKKDVVEEEENGAEEEEEETAEDGEDDDEDEEEEEDDDEGPALKRAAEDEDEADPKRQKTENGASV from the exons ATGTCGGAGAAGAGCGTGGAGACAGCGCCTGAGCTCAGCGCCAAG GAcctgaaggagaagaaagaaaaagtagaggAGAAGACTAGccggaaagagaggaagaaagacgTGGTAGAG GAGGAGGAGAACGgagcggaggaggaggaggaggagaccgCAGAGGATGGAGAAGATGATGATGAGG atgaggaagaggaggaagatgatgaCGAAGGGCCCGCACTGAAGAGAGCTGCTGAGGATGAG GATGAAGCCGATCCCAAAAGGCAGAAGACAGAAAATGGGGCATCGGTGTGA
- the LAG3 gene encoding lymphocyte activation gene 3 protein isoform X2, which translates to MLWDVRALVLLHLLLVTRAGTHIPRKEVQIVWAKEGVPVQLPCTLSNNFSAGYSFLQKVTVTWWHRHQNRTPQASWYRVFSVGPAGLRSVSPPFHPRVQLGEFSLHRGDFSLWLRPASLTDAGEYRAQVHYETGELRCHLLLRVGRASVTASPPGPLVTSSMVLLKCSFNRSDLPGDVLWSRGGIPLIPSSRHFPFEGLLFLSNITVSDSGPWDCCIIYPDGFNISVTHQLNVLGLEPLEHKTVYVGEGSKVELPCHLSPGPGTLPGLVAQWTLPRGRGSSLVSGDDRNSFALKLDHVSRAQAGLYRCDVSFQGHQLSAVITLAVITVTAKSFGSSSSQKGLLCEVTPMFKQEHFLWTTLDNQTLENPPGPWLEIGDEEQHVNQWQCQVYQGAQQCGAVVYNLGLQETGAQLSERTPKAVKGGKQLSLLLSLGILLLLLFGAGAVFLLRQRKLPRRFSALEDAVQKFQRQNIAEQMESESYCQT; encoded by the exons ATGCTGTGGGATGTGAGAGCCCTAGTCCTGCTGCATCTGCTGCTGGTCACCAGAG CAGGGACTCACATACCCAGGAAAGAAGTTCAAATCGTATGGGCCAAAGAGGGGGTCCCCGTTCAGCTCCCCTGCACCCTCTCGAACAACTTCTCGGCGGGGTATAGCTTTCTTCAGAAGGTGACTGTCACCTGGTGGCACCGGCACCAAAACAG GACCCCCCAAGCCAGCTGGTACAGAGTGTTCAGTGTGGGGCCAGCCGGTTTGCGGAGCGTTAGTCCTCCCTTCCATCCCAGGGTGCAACTGGGGGAGTTCAGCCTCCACAGGGGAGATTTCTCGCTGTGGCTCCGCCCAGCCAGCCTCACTGATGCTGGGGAGTACAGAGCTCAGGTCCACTACGAGACTGGTGAATTGAGATGTCACCTCCTCCTCCGCGTTGGCCGGGCCTCGG TGACTGCCAGCCCTCCGGGGCCCCTCGTGACCTCGAGCATGGTCCTTCTGAAGTGCTCTTTCAACCGTTCCGACCTCCCAGGAGACGTGCTCTGGTCCCGGGGCGGGATACCCCTAATCCCATCTTCCCGGCATTTCCCATTTGAGGGTCTCCTCTTCTTGTCCAACATCACCGTCTCAGATTCGGGGCCCTGGGATTGCTGCATCATCTACCCGGACGGATTCAACATCTCCGTTACCCATCAGCTCAATGTCCTGG GTCTGGAGCCCCTCGAGCACAAGACGGTGTATGTGGGAGAAGGATCAAAGGTGGAGCTTCCCTGCCATCTCAGCCCTGGCCCAGGAACTCTGCCAGGGCTCGTGGCTCAGTGGACCTTACCTCGGGGCAGAGGCAGCAGCCTTGTGTCCGGGGATGACAGAAACAGCTTTGCCCTGAAGCTGGACCATGTGAGCAGAGCCCAGGCAGGCCTCTATCGCTGCGACGTCAGTTTTCAAGGGCATCAGCTCAGTGCCGTGATCACGTTAGCTGTCATTACAG TGACTGCTAAATCCTTTGGATCCTCAAGTTCCCAAAAGGGCCTGCTTTGTGAGGTGACTCCAATGTTCAAGCAGGAGCATTTTCTGTGGACCACCTTGGATAATCAGACTCTGGAAAACCCACCAGGGCCCTGGTTAGAGATAGGAGACGAGGAGCAACACGTCAACCAGTGGCAGTGCCAAGTGTATCAAGGGGCACAACAATGTGGAGCTGTAGTTTACAACTTGGGGCTTCAGGAAACAG GTGCCCAGCTCTCTGAGAGGACCCCAAAAGCTGTGAAGGGAGGGAAACAGCTTTCTCTACTTCTCAGCCTTGGCATTTTACTGCTTCTCCTCTTTGGGGCAGGAGCTGTGTTTCTTCTACGACAAAGGAAG CTGCCTAGGAGATTCTCTGCCCTGGAAGATGCAGTTCAAAAGTTCCAGAGACAAAACATAGCAGAGCAAATGGAGTCAGAGAGCTACTGCCAGACTTAG
- the PTMS gene encoding parathymosin isoform X1 yields the protein MSEKSVETAPELSAKDLKEKKEKVEEKTSRKERKKDVVEEEENGAEEEEEETAEDGEDDDEGEEEDEEEEEDDDEGPALKRAAEDEVGAGSGSGGDVRGTTDPGAPSESEPRFSGVWGRAGTRRPSCFCFAFMWILFHSAG from the exons ATGTCGGAGAAGAGCGTGGAGACAGCGCCTGAGCTCAGCGCCAAG GAcctgaaggagaagaaagaaaaagtagaggAGAAGACTAGccggaaagagaggaagaaagacgTGGTAGAG GAGGAGGAGAACGgagcggaggaggaggaggaggagaccgCAGAGGATGGAGAAGATGATGATGAGGGTGAGGAGGAAG atgaggaagaggaggaagatgatgaCGAAGGGCCCGCACTGAAGAGAGCTGCTGAGGATGAGGTTGGGGCTGGGTCAGGGAGCGGAGGGGATGTCAGGGGAACGACAGATCCTGGGGCCCCTTCGGAGTCTGAGCCAAGATTCTCTGGAGTATGgggcagagctgggactagaagGCCATCCTGCTTCTGTTTTGCATTCATGTGGATCCTCTTTCACTCTGCAGGATGA
- the LAG3 gene encoding lymphocyte activation gene 3 protein isoform X1, protein MLWDVRALVLLHLLLVTRASLSTAGTHIPRKEVQIVWAKEGVPVQLPCTLSNNFSAGYSFLQKVTVTWWHRHQNRTPQASWYRVFSVGPAGLRSVSPPFHPRVQLGEFSLHRGDFSLWLRPASLTDAGEYRAQVHYETGELRCHLLLRVGRASVTASPPGPLVTSSMVLLKCSFNRSDLPGDVLWSRGGIPLIPSSRHFPFEGLLFLSNITVSDSGPWDCCIIYPDGFNISVTHQLNVLGLEPLEHKTVYVGEGSKVELPCHLSPGPGTLPGLVAQWTLPRGRGSSLVSGDDRNSFALKLDHVSRAQAGLYRCDVSFQGHQLSAVITLAVITVTAKSFGSSSSQKGLLCEVTPMFKQEHFLWTTLDNQTLENPPGPWLEIGDEEQHVNQWQCQVYQGAQQCGAVVYNLGLQETGAQLSERTPKAVKGGKQLSLLLSLGILLLLLFGAGAVFLLRQRKLPRRFSALEDAVQKFQRQNIAEQMESESYCQT, encoded by the exons ATGCTGTGGGATGTGAGAGCCCTAGTCCTGCTGCATCTGCTGCTGGTCACCAGAG CCTCTCTTTCTACAGCAGGGACTCACATACCCAGGAAAGAAGTTCAAATCGTATGGGCCAAAGAGGGGGTCCCCGTTCAGCTCCCCTGCACCCTCTCGAACAACTTCTCGGCGGGGTATAGCTTTCTTCAGAAGGTGACTGTCACCTGGTGGCACCGGCACCAAAACAG GACCCCCCAAGCCAGCTGGTACAGAGTGTTCAGTGTGGGGCCAGCCGGTTTGCGGAGCGTTAGTCCTCCCTTCCATCCCAGGGTGCAACTGGGGGAGTTCAGCCTCCACAGGGGAGATTTCTCGCTGTGGCTCCGCCCAGCCAGCCTCACTGATGCTGGGGAGTACAGAGCTCAGGTCCACTACGAGACTGGTGAATTGAGATGTCACCTCCTCCTCCGCGTTGGCCGGGCCTCGG TGACTGCCAGCCCTCCGGGGCCCCTCGTGACCTCGAGCATGGTCCTTCTGAAGTGCTCTTTCAACCGTTCCGACCTCCCAGGAGACGTGCTCTGGTCCCGGGGCGGGATACCCCTAATCCCATCTTCCCGGCATTTCCCATTTGAGGGTCTCCTCTTCTTGTCCAACATCACCGTCTCAGATTCGGGGCCCTGGGATTGCTGCATCATCTACCCGGACGGATTCAACATCTCCGTTACCCATCAGCTCAATGTCCTGG GTCTGGAGCCCCTCGAGCACAAGACGGTGTATGTGGGAGAAGGATCAAAGGTGGAGCTTCCCTGCCATCTCAGCCCTGGCCCAGGAACTCTGCCAGGGCTCGTGGCTCAGTGGACCTTACCTCGGGGCAGAGGCAGCAGCCTTGTGTCCGGGGATGACAGAAACAGCTTTGCCCTGAAGCTGGACCATGTGAGCAGAGCCCAGGCAGGCCTCTATCGCTGCGACGTCAGTTTTCAAGGGCATCAGCTCAGTGCCGTGATCACGTTAGCTGTCATTACAG TGACTGCTAAATCCTTTGGATCCTCAAGTTCCCAAAAGGGCCTGCTTTGTGAGGTGACTCCAATGTTCAAGCAGGAGCATTTTCTGTGGACCACCTTGGATAATCAGACTCTGGAAAACCCACCAGGGCCCTGGTTAGAGATAGGAGACGAGGAGCAACACGTCAACCAGTGGCAGTGCCAAGTGTATCAAGGGGCACAACAATGTGGAGCTGTAGTTTACAACTTGGGGCTTCAGGAAACAG GTGCCCAGCTCTCTGAGAGGACCCCAAAAGCTGTGAAGGGAGGGAAACAGCTTTCTCTACTTCTCAGCCTTGGCATTTTACTGCTTCTCCTCTTTGGGGCAGGAGCTGTGTTTCTTCTACGACAAAGGAAG CTGCCTAGGAGATTCTCTGCCCTGGAAGATGCAGTTCAAAAGTTCCAGAGACAAAACATAGCAGAGCAAATGGAGTCAGAGAGCTACTGCCAGACTTAG